In Betaproteobacteria bacterium, the following proteins share a genomic window:
- a CDS encoding lysophospholipid acyltransferase family protein translates to MVILRGLGSWLVVALLWLLHWLPMPVLGGIGRALGRLLYRFGRGRVTDTNLALCFPGVPQEQRKAIGRRHFEALGRSAIELSVMWFGSDERVLGLVTVRGREHLERQQGKPTILLAPHFVGLNMGGGRLAHEFPDSASIYSRQKNPVLDRLFLKGRLRFGNPTLLSRQDGMRAIVKVLREGKCLYFLPDMDFGARDAIFSPFFGVPAATVTALPRLARLGRATVVPVICWQREHGYEVRIYPPWEDYPTDDIEADVRRMNAFIEERVREHPEQYFWAHKRFKTRPPGEPSPYRRK, encoded by the coding sequence ATGGTGATCCTGCGCGGCCTCGGATCGTGGCTGGTCGTCGCCCTGCTGTGGCTGCTGCACTGGCTTCCCATGCCGGTTCTCGGGGGGATCGGGCGCGCCCTGGGGCGGCTCCTTTACCGGTTCGGGCGCGGGCGCGTCACGGATACGAACCTCGCGCTTTGCTTTCCCGGTGTGCCGCAGGAGCAGCGCAAGGCGATCGGGCGCCGCCACTTCGAGGCGCTCGGGCGAAGCGCGATCGAGCTGAGCGTGATGTGGTTCGGGAGCGACGAGCGCGTCCTCGGCCTGGTCACGGTGCGCGGACGCGAGCACCTCGAGCGCCAGCAGGGCAAGCCCACCATCTTGCTGGCGCCGCACTTCGTCGGCCTGAACATGGGCGGGGGGCGCCTGGCACACGAGTTTCCCGATTCTGCGAGCATCTACAGCCGCCAGAAGAACCCGGTCCTCGACCGCCTGTTCCTCAAGGGACGACTGCGTTTCGGCAACCCGACGCTTCTGTCACGCCAGGATGGCATGCGAGCGATCGTCAAGGTCCTTCGCGAGGGAAAGTGCCTCTACTTCCTTCCCGACATGGATTTCGGGGCGCGCGACGCGATCTTCTCGCCGTTCTTCGGCGTTCCCGCGGCGACGGTGACCGCCCTGCCGCGCCTGGCGCGCCTGGGCCGTGCGACCGTCGTGCCGGTGATTTGCTGGCAGCGGGAACACGGCTACGAGGTTCGGATCTACCCGCCGTGGGAGGACTATCCCACCGACGACATCGAGGCCGACGTGCGCCGCATGAACGCCTTCATCGAGGAGCGCGTGCGCGAGCATCCCGAGCAGTATTTCTGGGCCCACAAGCGCTTCAAGACGCGCCCGCCCGGCGAACCTTCCCCCTATCGGCGAAAATGA
- a CDS encoding lysophospholipid acyltransferase family protein produces the protein MPNAGRPVLRLLLRFLAWLDLPANHRLGAVAGRLVFLLSPRFRLRTLENLRTAAIAADDAALARLARENAAEIGKGAAELAWALFRPVEDVSGLVKELVGWDTVERLRAEGRPLIFVTPHLGSYDIAGRYLWSRLPIMAMYRPHKLGWLDELIREGRNRGAAPDGSNVAPATMAGVRMLLRHLRKGGCTVILPDQVPGEGEGEWIDFFGRPAYTMTLTGRLQEASGAVIVYCFAERLADSRGFRLHLQVSEAPLPAERSAAALAVNRGVEALIRMAPAQYLWGYNRYKRPAGAPPAPGAMRW, from the coding sequence CTGCCTAACGCCGGCAGACCCGTCTTGAGACTCCTCCTCCGGTTCCTTGCCTGGCTGGACCTTCCCGCGAACCATCGGCTGGGCGCGGTCGCCGGCCGGCTAGTCTTCCTCCTGTCTCCGCGCTTCCGCCTGCGCACGCTCGAGAACCTGCGGACGGCCGCAATCGCCGCCGACGATGCGGCGCTCGCCCGCCTCGCCCGCGAGAACGCTGCCGAGATCGGCAAGGGGGCGGCCGAGCTGGCCTGGGCCCTCTTTCGCCCGGTGGAGGACGTCTCGGGCCTGGTGAAGGAACTCGTTGGCTGGGATACGGTGGAACGCCTGCGCGCCGAGGGACGCCCCCTGATCTTCGTGACGCCACATCTGGGCAGCTATGACATCGCGGGGCGCTACCTCTGGTCGCGACTGCCGATCATGGCCATGTACCGGCCACACAAGCTCGGCTGGCTCGACGAACTCATCCGGGAAGGACGCAACCGCGGCGCGGCGCCCGACGGCTCCAACGTCGCACCGGCCACCATGGCGGGCGTGCGCATGCTCCTCAGGCACCTGCGCAAGGGTGGGTGCACCGTGATCCTCCCCGATCAGGTGCCGGGCGAGGGCGAGGGCGAATGGATCGATTTCTTCGGCCGTCCCGCCTACACGATGACGCTCACGGGCCGGCTGCAGGAGGCCTCGGGGGCGGTCATCGTGTACTGCTTCGCCGAGCGCCTGGCCGACAGTCGCGGATTCCGCCTGCACTTGCAGGTGAGCGAGGCTCCCCTCCCGGCCGAGCGCTCCGCCGCCGCCCTCGCCGTGAACCGGGGCGTCGAGGCTCTCATCCGGATGGCGCCTGCCCAGTACCTGTGGGGCTACAACCGCTACAAGCGGCCGGCAGGCGCGCCGCCGGCACCGGGAGCGATGCGATGGTGA